In the Helianthus annuus cultivar XRQ/B chromosome 11, HanXRQr2.0-SUNRISE, whole genome shotgun sequence genome, one interval contains:
- the LOC118483977 gene encoding secreted RxLR effector protein 161-like, whose amino-acid sequence MNPRTQLTKTEEGDLVDATHYRSLTGSLRYLLHTRPDLCYPVSLLSRFMQEPKEQHLKAVKQIIRYIKGTKEHGIIYKKQGGCKITGYSDSSFGVNTDKGKGTTGLVFYFGESPITWCTQKQQTVALSSCESEFMAATTAACQALWLNRLLSEITGWKEEKITLRVDNVFAITLMRNPVFHGRSKHIDTRYHFIRECVENEDITVEHVSGELQRADILTKALARIKFATMRELLGVQDLQQPKDVHD is encoded by the coding sequence ATGAATCCAAGAACACAATTAACGAAGACTGAAGAAGGAGATCTAGTAGATGCAACACATTACAGAAGCCTGACAGGTTCTCTCAGGTACTTATTGCATACAAGGCCAGATCTATGTTACCCAGTCAGTCTGCTTAGTAGATTCATGCAAGAACCAAAGGAGCAACACTTGAAAGCAGTGAAGCAAATAATACGTTATatcaaaggaactaaagagcATGGAATCATATACAAGAAGCAAGGAGGATGTAAGATCACAGGTTATAGTGATAGCAGTTTTGGAGTTAatacagacaaaggaaaaggaacaacTGGACTGGTATTCTACTTTGGAGAATCACCTATAACCTGGTGTACACAGAAGCAACAGACAGTGGCATtatcatcatgtgaatcagaatTTATGGCAGCCACTACAGCAGCATGCCAAGCACTATGGCTTAACAGACTATTAAGTGAAATTACAGGCTGGAAGGAAGAGAAGATAACACTCAGAGTGGATAATGTTTTTGCAATAACACTCATGAGAAATCCAGTCTTTCATGGAAGAAGCAAGCACATTGATACACGCTATCATTTCATAAGAGAATGCGTGGAGAACGAAGATATCACTGTGGAACATGTAAGTGGAGAACTACAACGGGCAGATATACTAACAAAAGCACTAGCAAGGATCAAGTTCGCTACTATGAGAGAACTGCTCGGAGTTCAAGATCTGCAACAACCTAAGGATGTTCATGATTAG